A section of the Papio anubis isolate 15944 chromosome 16, Panubis1.0, whole genome shotgun sequence genome encodes:
- the BIRC7 gene encoding baculoviral IAP repeat-containing protein 7: MGPEDSAKCLQHGPQLCRWAAGDGPARERCGPRSLGSPALGLDTCRAWDHVDGQILGQLRPLAEEEEEEGAGAMSPRGPAFPGMGSEELRLASFYDWPLTAGVPPELLAAAGFFHTGQQDKVRCFFCYGGLQSWKRGDDPWTEHAKWFPSCQFLLQSKGRDFVHSVQETHSQLLGSWDPWEEPEDAAPVAPSVPAPGDPELPTPRREVQSESAQEPGGASPAQAQSGWWVLEPPGARDVEEQLRRLQEERTCKVCLDRAVSIVFVPCGHLVCTECAPSLQLCPICRAPVRSRVRTFLS, translated from the exons ATGGGGCCTGAAGACAGTGCCAAGTGCCTGCAGCATGGACCACAGCTGTGCCGCTGGGCAGCTGGTGACGGTCCCGCGCGGGAGCGCTGTGGACCCCGCTCTCTGGGCAGCCCTGCCCTAGGCCTGGACACCTGCAGAGCCTGGGACCATGTGGATGGGCAGATCCTGGGCCAGCTGCGGCCcctggcagaggaggaagaggaggagggcgCCGGGGCCATGTCGCCCAGGGGGCCTGCCTTCCCCGGCATGGGCTCTGAAGAGCTGCGTCTGGCCTCCTTCTATGACTGGCCGCTGACGGCTGGGGTGCCACCCGAGCTGCTGGCCGCTGCCGGCTTCTTCCACACAG GCCAGCAGGACAAGGTGAGGTGCTTCTTCTGCTACGGGGGCCTGCAGAGCTGGAAGCGCGGGGACGACCCCTGGACGGAACATGCCAAGTGGTTCCCCAG CTGCCAGTTCCTGCTCCAGTCAAAAGGAAGAGACTTTGTCCACAGTGTGCAGGAGACTCACTCTCAGCTGCTGGGCTCCTGG GACCCGTGGGAAGAACCGGAAGATGCAGCCCCTGTGGCCCCCTCCG TCCCTGCCCCTGGGGACCCTGAGCTGCCCACACCCAGAAGAGAGGTCCAGTCTGAAAGCGCCCAGGAGCCAG GGGGAGCCAGTCCAGCCCAGGCCCAGAGCGGGTGGTGGGTTCTTGAGCCCCCAGGAGCCAGGGACGTGGAGGAGCAGCTGCGGCGGCTGCAGGAGGAGAGGACGTGCAAGGTGTGCCTGGACCGTGCCGTGTCCATCGTCTTTGTGCCATGCGGCCACCTGGTCTGTACTGAGTGTGCCCCCAGCCTGCAGCTGTGCCCCATCTGCAGAGCCCCCGTCCGAAGCCGTGTGCGCACCTTCCTGTCCTAG